Part of the Pseudomonas abietaniphila genome is shown below.
CGTGTGCTTGGTTGCGTCTTCCTGCCAGCGGTTGGCGTCGTCCGGCATCTCCGGGTTGGTCATGAACCGCGCCTTCGGGTTGCCCGGCGGGTTCAGGATGCTCTGGATATGCCCACTGTTGGACAGCACGAACTCGGTCTTGCCGCCAAACAGTCTGGCCGACTTGTAGCACGACACCCACGGTGTGATGTGGTCGTTGGTGCCCGCCAGACAGAAGATGTCACTTTTGACCTGCTTCAAGTCGATCGGCGTACCGCACACTTCCAGCGCGTTGGGGCGAACCAGCGGATTGTTCTTGAACATCTCGATCAAGTCACCATGAAACGCGGCGGGCAGACGGGTGGTGTCGTTGTTCCAGAACAGGATGTCGAACACGGGCGGCTCGTTGCCCAGCAGGTAGTTGTTCACCCAATAATTCCAGATCAGGTCGTTGGGGCGCATCCAGGCGAACACCTTCGCCATATCTTTGCCCTCCAGCACGCCTGCCTGATAAGAGTGGCGCTTGGCCGACTCCAGCGTCTGCTCGTCGACGAACAGCGCCACCTGTGTGTCCAGCGTGGTGTCGAGCACGCTTACCAGCAGGGTCAGCGCGTTGACTTTCTGCTCGCCGAGGGCTGCGTAATGGCCCAGCAATGCGGTGCAGGTGATGCCGCCGGAACACGCGCCCAGCATGTTCACGTCCTTGCTGCCGGTGATCTTGCAGACCACGTCTACGGCTTCTTTCACAGCGTCGATGTAGGTCGACAGGCCCCATTCACGTTGCGCCTTGGTCGGGTTGCGCCAACTGATGATGAACGTCTGCACGTTGTTGCGCAGGCAGAAGCGGGCCAGGCTTTTGTCCGGGCTCAAGTCGAAAACGTAGAATTTGTTGATCTGCGGTGGCACCACCAACAGTGGTCGTTCAAACACCTGCTCGGTGATCGGCTTGTACTGGATCAGCTCCAGCACGTCGTTGCGAAACACCACCACGCCTTCGGTGGTCCCCAGATTCTTGCCGACTTCGAACGCGTCCATGTTGACCTGGCTCGGCATGCCGCCGTTGTTCACCAGGTCTTTGGCCAGATGTGACAAGCCGTCGAGAATGCTTTTGCCGCCGGTTTCGAAAAAGCGTTTGACCGCTGCCGGGTTGGCCGCGCCATTGGTGGGCGACATCGCTTCGGTCATCAGCGTAATCACGAAGTGACCCCGGCTGATGTCCTGATCGGACAGGCTGCTGTCGTCGATCCAGTCGTGCAGCTCCTTGCGCCAGGCGAGGTAAGTTTGCAGGTAGCGGCGGTAGAGCGGGTTCTGGCTCCAGGCCGGATCGACAAAGCGACGGTCGTCGCTGTCGGGCGTCAGCGTGGACCTGCCGAGCAGGACGTTCTTGAGTTCGAGCCCAAAGTGGGCCACGTGCTTGGCGCTGTGGAAGGGTTGCCTGATGGCCTGAGTCAATACCATGCGTGCCGTGGTGAGCAAATCCTTGCGCCTCAGGCCTACAACAGGGTTCAACCCCAAGGTGTGTTCAGAGGCTTGACGCGGCAGATCATCATTAC
Proteins encoded:
- the phaC gene encoding class II poly(R)-hydroxyalkanoic acid synthase, with translation MSNKSNDDLPRQASEHTLGLNPVVGLRRKDLLTTARMVLTQAIRQPFHSAKHVAHFGLELKNVLLGRSTLTPDSDDRRFVDPAWSQNPLYRRYLQTYLAWRKELHDWIDDSSLSDQDISRGHFVITLMTEAMSPTNGAANPAAVKRFFETGGKSILDGLSHLAKDLVNNGGMPSQVNMDAFEVGKNLGTTEGVVVFRNDVLELIQYKPITEQVFERPLLVVPPQINKFYVFDLSPDKSLARFCLRNNVQTFIISWRNPTKAQREWGLSTYIDAVKEAVDVVCKITGSKDVNMLGACSGGITCTALLGHYAALGEQKVNALTLLVSVLDTTLDTQVALFVDEQTLESAKRHSYQAGVLEGKDMAKVFAWMRPNDLIWNYWVNNYLLGNEPPVFDILFWNNDTTRLPAAFHGDLIEMFKNNPLVRPNALEVCGTPIDLKQVKSDIFCLAGTNDHITPWVSCYKSARLFGGKTEFVLSNSGHIQSILNPPGNPKARFMTNPEMPDDANRWQEDATKHTDSWWLHWQAWQAERSGKLKKSPATLGNKAYPAGEASPGTYVHER